The following proteins are co-located in the Imtechella halotolerans genome:
- a CDS encoding energy transducer TonB: MKNNHSRANGHKLDHSSLLEKKRSVSLQKRGYLHFPLGLITSLLLCYFLLEASFTMATPTIETASHTEDLLWLETTPPVIPVKKEIPQKRQTSAVVITDLLTISDIDNPTEDVFTTTLLTDSIEVITPPEIHVIEDPEEVFIFDHVESKPMFAECENVEAKDQLACFKKQLDKHVLKTFKYPLEAKNLQIQGKVYVVFKINKDGTVSIMNTKGPAKLLEAEAERIIEKLPPLIPGKSGGRSVSVSFAYPIVFKLQ, translated from the coding sequence ATGAAAAACAATCATTCACGAGCTAATGGTCACAAATTAGACCATAGCTCACTATTGGAGAAAAAGCGATCTGTAAGTCTACAGAAAAGAGGATACCTCCACTTTCCACTAGGACTTATCACCAGCTTGTTGCTGTGTTATTTTTTACTTGAAGCATCCTTTACTATGGCAACTCCAACAATTGAGACTGCCAGTCACACAGAGGATTTACTATGGCTAGAAACTACACCTCCAGTCATTCCTGTTAAAAAGGAAATTCCCCAAAAGAGGCAAACTTCCGCAGTTGTCATTACAGACCTACTCACTATTTCTGATATTGATAATCCAACTGAAGATGTGTTCACAACCACTCTACTAACAGACTCTATAGAAGTCATAACTCCTCCTGAAATACATGTCATTGAAGATCCTGAAGAAGTATTTATTTTTGATCATGTAGAAAGTAAACCTATGTTTGCAGAATGTGAAAACGTCGAAGCAAAAGACCAGTTAGCGTGCTTTAAAAAACAATTAGACAAGCATGTTCTAAAAACATTTAAATATCCTTTAGAAGCCAAAAACCTACAGATTCAAGGTAAAGTGTATGTCGTATTTAAGATCAATAAAGACGGTACTGTTTCTATTATGAATACTAAAGGTCCCGCTAAATTACTGGAAGCTGAAGCGGAGCGAATCATTGAAAAACTACCTCCTCTTATTCCTGGAAAAAGTGGTGGCCGATCAGTTTCGGTA